A window of Paenibacillus sp. 19GGS1-52 contains these coding sequences:
- a CDS encoding AAA family ATPase: protein MNGRVAAASGREEGRPSRQINVVLRNQEPPAITHIVGDSQVVPPKIPGHSSLFQELSQELDALVGLDNIKELVFEIYALLQVAQMRSEAGLASGGQAYHMVFKGNPGTGKTTVARIIAKLFQRMGVLSKGHLIEVERADLVGEYIGHTAQKTRDLVKKALGGILFIDEAYSLARGGDKDFGKEAIDTLVKSMEDHRSQFVLILAGYSGEIDYFLMSNPGLPSRFPIQVEFPDYTLDQLLQIAELMAKERDYILMPQAILKLKQHLLLERTEGVHAFSNARYVRNAIEKAVRAQAVRLLNQYESISPGKQELMSLRTEDFKL, encoded by the coding sequence ATGAACGGACGCGTAGCGGCGGCAAGCGGGCGGGAGGAAGGCAGACCGTCACGACAAATTAATGTAGTATTGCGGAATCAGGAGCCTCCGGCTATTACCCATATAGTTGGAGATAGTCAGGTGGTACCTCCCAAGATACCAGGCCACAGCAGCTTGTTTCAAGAATTAAGCCAAGAACTCGACGCCTTGGTAGGTTTGGACAATATTAAAGAACTGGTATTTGAAATATATGCGCTGCTGCAGGTTGCGCAGATGCGCAGCGAAGCTGGGCTAGCGAGTGGTGGTCAAGCGTATCATATGGTCTTTAAAGGCAATCCGGGTACCGGAAAAACAACTGTAGCGCGAATTATCGCCAAGCTGTTTCAACGTATGGGTGTGTTAAGCAAAGGTCATCTCATTGAGGTAGAAAGAGCCGATCTAGTGGGTGAATATATTGGACACACCGCACAAAAGACACGGGATCTAGTTAAGAAAGCACTGGGAGGCATCCTTTTTATTGACGAAGCCTATAGTCTGGCACGCGGTGGTGATAAAGACTTTGGTAAAGAAGCGATTGATACGCTAGTAAAGTCTATGGAGGATCATCGGAGTCAATTTGTGCTGATTCTGGCTGGTTACTCTGGTGAAATTGATTATTTTCTGATGAGCAATCCGGGCCTGCCCTCACGCTTTCCGATCCAAGTTGAATTTCCTGACTATACACTTGACCAACTGCTGCAGATTGCTGAATTGATGGCCAAAGAGCGCGATTATATTTTGATGCCGCAGGCGATACTCAAGTTAAAGCAGCATTTGCTGCTGGAGAGAACCGAAGGCGTGCACGCTTTCAGCAATGCACGATATGTACGTAACGCGATTGAGAAGGCTGTTCGCGCTCAAGCTGTACGCCTGTTGAATCAGTATGAGAGCATCAGCCCTGGGAAGCAGGAGCTGATGAGCTTGCGGACAGAAGACTTTAAGCTGTAG
- the hflX gene encoding GTPase HflX translates to MAITTHDTDTEVQDKAILVSLVTDKIKRIGVDPELSLQELVQLAETAGVEVLDVLRQNKATPDSKWFIGKGKVEELRMIADGLGANTAIFDQELSGAQVRNLEEALDLKIIDRTQLILDIFAGRAKTREGIIQVELAQMSYLLPRLSGQGKNLSRLGGGVGTRGPGETKLETDRRHIRDQIVELKRQLDEVVKTRELHRERRRKSGAVQVALVGYTNAGKSTLLKQLTNADVYIENQLFATLDPTSRVLQLSGGKEVVLTDTVGFIQNLPHDLVASFRATLEEVNEADLVLHVVDASSPMRQEQMDVVHSILQDLGAASKPQIVLFNKIDLCQPEQLEMLPTGAGYLKISAYNPDDLTLLTEIITDELAGETLVFRIPGDRGDLSALLYRVGEILEQNFDENDVLYSVRLNKDDYEKWSYKLVDFVEQN, encoded by the coding sequence ATGGCAATAACCACGCATGATACGGATACAGAAGTGCAAGACAAGGCTATTTTGGTCAGCCTTGTCACGGATAAGATCAAACGTATTGGAGTCGATCCTGAGCTTTCTCTACAGGAATTAGTTCAGTTGGCGGAGACCGCAGGAGTTGAAGTGCTGGATGTGTTACGCCAGAATAAAGCAACCCCTGATTCGAAATGGTTTATAGGCAAAGGTAAGGTTGAAGAGCTCAGGATGATCGCAGATGGACTTGGTGCTAATACTGCTATATTTGATCAGGAGCTTTCAGGCGCTCAAGTACGTAATTTGGAAGAAGCTCTGGATCTAAAGATCATAGACCGGACGCAGCTTATTCTAGATATATTCGCTGGACGCGCGAAAACACGCGAGGGAATTATCCAAGTAGAGCTGGCCCAGATGTCGTATCTGCTGCCTCGCTTGTCTGGGCAAGGTAAGAATTTATCCAGACTAGGTGGCGGTGTGGGCACAAGAGGTCCAGGGGAAACCAAGCTGGAGACAGACCGTCGCCATATCCGCGATCAGATTGTCGAGCTGAAACGTCAACTGGATGAAGTCGTGAAGACGCGCGAGTTGCACCGTGAACGCCGTCGTAAAAGCGGGGCGGTACAGGTTGCTCTGGTTGGCTACACAAATGCTGGTAAATCAACACTTCTGAAGCAGCTTACGAATGCGGATGTATATATTGAGAACCAACTCTTTGCTACACTGGACCCAACTTCACGTGTATTGCAGTTGTCTGGGGGTAAGGAAGTCGTATTAACTGATACCGTTGGATTTATTCAGAATTTGCCGCATGATCTGGTGGCCTCCTTCCGGGCGACGCTGGAGGAAGTGAATGAAGCGGATCTGGTGCTGCACGTAGTGGATGCTTCATCACCAATGCGCCAGGAGCAGATGGATGTAGTGCACTCCATTTTGCAGGATCTTGGTGCAGCGAGCAAACCGCAGATTGTGCTGTTTAACAAAATTGATTTGTGTCAACCAGAACAACTGGAAATGCTGCCGACAGGTGCGGGCTATCTGAAGATCAGTGCTTATAATCCTGATGATCTGACCCTGCTTACAGAGATCATCACGGATGAATTGGCTGGTGAAACGTTAGTCTTCCGTATTCCCGGAGATCGTGGAGACCTGTCCGCGTTATTGTACAGAGTAGGCGAGATCTTAGAGCAAAATTTTGATGAGAATGATGTTCTCTACAGCGTCCGCTTGAACAAAGACGATTATGAAAAATGGAGCTATAAGCTTGTCGATTTTGTGGAACAGAACTAA
- a CDS encoding methionine gamma-lyase family protein: MVVFAEDILQAAALAEIEIESAVKLLDHIVDKNQWKVIEAFQQHQVSDFHFAGSTGYAYNDRGREVLDLVYADVFGAEAALVRPHFASGTHTISTALFGVLRPGDELLYITGRPYDTLHKVVGKSGDGTGSLADFGITYREVALTAEGKVDWAEVALSIHAQTKVIGIQRSRGYDWRSSFSIAEIGEMTSQVKALKPDVIVFVDNCYGEFTEELEPPQVGADLVAGSLIKNPGGGIAETGGYICGRRDLVELSAYRLTAPGIGAEVGAMLGTTRGIYQGLFMAPHTVGQAVKGSIFAAAVFERCGFTTKPAWYEPRTDLIQAVAFDGPEHLIAFVQGIQRAAAVDSHVVPEPWDMPGYEHPVIMAAGTFIQGGSLELSADAPIRAPYIGYMQGGLTYSHVKYGVLMALQSMRDRNLLSLQK, encoded by the coding sequence ATGGTAGTATTTGCAGAGGATATCTTACAGGCGGCAGCGTTAGCGGAAATCGAAATAGAGAGTGCAGTAAAGCTGCTGGACCACATAGTAGATAAGAATCAGTGGAAAGTAATAGAGGCATTTCAGCAGCATCAGGTGAGTGATTTCCACTTTGCTGGTTCCACAGGTTATGCATATAATGACCGGGGGCGGGAAGTGTTGGATCTCGTCTATGCGGACGTATTCGGTGCAGAGGCGGCATTGGTGCGGCCTCATTTTGCTTCCGGCACCCACACAATTTCAACAGCGCTCTTTGGGGTGCTTCGCCCTGGGGATGAGCTGCTCTACATCACCGGACGCCCCTACGATACGCTGCATAAGGTTGTAGGCAAGTCTGGTGATGGAACAGGCTCGCTCGCTGATTTTGGCATTACCTACCGCGAGGTGGCCCTTACAGCCGAAGGGAAAGTGGACTGGGCTGAAGTGGCTCTTTCCATACATGCACAGACAAAAGTAATCGGCATTCAGCGGTCCCGTGGTTATGACTGGAGATCTTCCTTTAGTATTGCTGAAATCGGTGAGATGACGTCTCAGGTAAAAGCTCTAAAACCCGATGTAATAGTGTTTGTGGACAATTGTTATGGGGAGTTTACCGAAGAGCTGGAGCCACCGCAGGTGGGCGCTGATCTTGTGGCCGGTTCATTAATCAAGAATCCAGGCGGCGGTATTGCTGAGACAGGTGGCTATATTTGTGGTCGCCGCGATCTTGTCGAACTCTCAGCCTACCGCTTGACAGCTCCGGGTATCGGGGCAGAAGTAGGAGCGATGCTGGGAACGACTCGTGGGATCTATCAAGGATTGTTCATGGCACCTCATACGGTTGGTCAGGCCGTTAAAGGAAGTATTTTTGCGGCGGCCGTATTTGAACGTTGTGGATTCACGACAAAACCCGCCTGGTACGAACCTCGTACGGATCTGATTCAGGCTGTAGCTTTTGACGGTCCTGAGCACCTGATAGCCTTTGTGCAGGGAATTCAGCGCGCGGCAGCTGTTGACAGTCATGTGGTTCCAGAGCCTTGGGATATGCCTGGATATGAACATCCTGTCATTATGGCGGCCGGTACCTTCATCCAGGGTGGGAGCTTGGAGTTATCTGCAGATGCTCCAATTCGCGCTCCATATATCGGGTATATGCAAGGTGGATTAACGTATTCACATGTCAAATACGGAGTTCTAATGGCACTACAAAGTATGCGAGATCGGAATTTATTGAGTTTGCAGAAATAA
- a CDS encoding NADPH-dependent FMN reductase produces the protein MSKLNIGIILGSTRQGRVSPQVGEWVKSIADQREDANYEIVDIADFKLPLLGEVDATEQATAWNTKLASLDGFVFIVQEYNHSISASLKNALDYAREAWNNKAAGIVSYGSAGGVRAAEHLRGILGELQIADVRVHPLLSLFTDFENGTVFKPAELHVANVNAMLDQVLAWSGALKTLRQ, from the coding sequence ATGAGTAAACTAAACATCGGAATTATACTGGGAAGCACACGACAAGGCCGCGTAAGCCCACAAGTAGGCGAATGGGTAAAAAGTATTGCGGATCAGCGTGAAGATGCAAATTATGAAATCGTAGATATCGCAGACTTCAAACTTCCACTTTTAGGAGAAGTCGATGCTACCGAGCAAGCAACTGCTTGGAATACAAAACTCGCCAGCCTGGATGGATTCGTATTCATTGTTCAAGAATACAACCATAGTATTTCAGCATCTCTGAAAAATGCACTGGATTATGCGCGTGAAGCATGGAACAATAAAGCAGCAGGTATTGTCAGCTACGGCTCAGCTGGAGGAGTTCGTGCAGCAGAACATTTGCGCGGTATCTTGGGAGAATTACAAATAGCTGACGTTCGAGTACATCCACTATTATCATTGTTTACAGACTTTGAAAATGGAACTGTATTCAAACCTGCTGAATTACATGTTGCTAATGTGAATGCTATGCTGGATCAAGTTCTTGCTTGGAGTGGTGCATTAAAGACTTTACGTCAATAA
- a CDS encoding YolD-like family protein yields the protein MTAHVNLKYYDLPNYDEFAMQELGESLEAAASSKRPITLMVFKIGEVTGVIEKMDSTTRKIHLQTEEQGLFKIPFLEIWSVEDPAD from the coding sequence ATGACCGCACACGTAAACTTGAAATATTACGATCTTCCCAACTACGATGAGTTTGCAATGCAGGAACTTGGAGAGTCGCTAGAAGCAGCGGCAAGTAGCAAAAGGCCAATAACGTTGATGGTTTTTAAGATAGGAGAGGTAACTGGAGTTATTGAAAAGATGGATTCCACAACCCGAAAGATTCACCTGCAGACAGAAGAACAAGGATTGTTCAAGATCCCCTTCTTAGAAATATGGAGTGTAGAAGATCCAGCAGATTAA
- a CDS encoding IS1182 family transposase — MLPEQQNFILSPYIELYNILIPKDNLLRRMDELVDFSFVYEKLNETYCHDNGRTAVDPVRMFKYLLLKSIFDLSDVDLVERSKTDLSFKFFLHMAPEEGVIDPSLLTKFRKLRLKDMKLLDLLIGKTVKIAIEKGVIRSKTIIVDATHTKARYTQKTPQEVLRERSKKVRKVIYSIEESMKNVFPSKPTTDVLEDEIEYCQRLVAVIEQDGRFTGLPKVSEPLNLLKETVADDVEHLQTSTDPDAKVGHKSADSSFFGYKTHIAMSEERIITAATVTTGEQNDGKQLQTLIEKSKAAGMQVEIVIGDTAYSEKDNLSYSAQNEIELVSKLNPLITQGNRKKGDEFEFNKDAGRYVCKAGHLAIRRARQGKKGRGKNQTDTYYFDVEKCKRCPLREGCYKEGSKSKTYSVSIKSHEHLEQARFQESEAFKAKAKERYKIEAKNSELKHRHGYDVASTSGLIGMEIQGAMAIFAVNLKRILKLMS, encoded by the coding sequence ATGCTCCCTGAGCAGCAGAATTTTATCTTGAGCCCGTATATCGAACTTTACAATATACTGATTCCTAAGGATAACTTGCTACGGCGAATGGACGAGCTGGTGGACTTTAGCTTTGTTTATGAGAAACTGAACGAAACCTATTGCCACGATAACGGTCGAACCGCGGTGGACCCGGTCCGAATGTTTAAATATCTACTGCTCAAATCTATCTTTGACTTGTCCGACGTCGATCTGGTGGAACGCTCTAAAACCGACCTGTCGTTCAAGTTTTTCCTACATATGGCTCCGGAGGAAGGGGTCATTGACCCCAGTCTGTTGACCAAATTTCGCAAGCTGCGACTGAAAGATATGAAGTTACTCGATCTGCTCATTGGCAAAACGGTGAAAATCGCCATTGAAAAAGGCGTCATTCGCAGCAAAACCATTATTGTGGATGCGACTCATACCAAAGCGCGCTATACCCAAAAGACCCCGCAAGAAGTGCTGCGAGAACGCTCCAAAAAGGTACGTAAAGTGATCTACAGTATAGAGGAGTCAATGAAAAATGTTTTTCCGTCCAAGCCGACTACGGATGTCCTTGAGGATGAAATCGAATATTGCCAGCGGTTGGTTGCGGTGATTGAGCAGGATGGAAGGTTTACGGGACTTCCCAAGGTAAGCGAGCCTTTAAATCTGCTGAAAGAAACGGTCGCCGATGATGTGGAGCATCTGCAAACCTCTACCGATCCGGACGCCAAAGTGGGACACAAAAGTGCAGACTCTTCTTTTTTCGGATACAAAACCCATATCGCCATGAGTGAAGAACGAATAATTACAGCAGCGACGGTTACGACGGGCGAACAAAATGACGGGAAACAGCTCCAAACGCTGATTGAAAAAAGTAAGGCTGCAGGGATGCAGGTTGAAATCGTAATTGGAGATACGGCCTATTCAGAAAAAGACAATCTGTCCTACAGTGCTCAAAACGAAATCGAGCTCGTCTCCAAATTAAACCCTTTGATTACGCAGGGAAACCGAAAGAAAGGGGACGAATTTGAATTTAATAAAGATGCGGGAAGGTATGTATGCAAGGCTGGCCATCTGGCCATTCGTCGAGCGCGGCAGGGAAAGAAAGGACGGGGGAAAAACCAGACTGACACCTATTATTTTGACGTAGAGAAATGCAAACGATGCCCACTGCGCGAAGGCTGCTACAAAGAAGGGTCAAAGAGCAAAACCTATTCGGTAAGTATAAAGAGCCACGAGCATCTAGAGCAGGCAAGGTTTCAAGAAAGCGAAGCCTTTAAAGCCAAAGCCAAGGAGCGTTACAAGATTGAAGCTAAGAATAGTGAACTCAAGCACAGACATGGGTATGATGTTGCGTCTACCTCGGGTCTGATTGGCATGGAAATTCAAGGAGCAATGGCGATATTTGCAGTGAATCTGAAACGGATTTTGAAGCTCATGAGCTAA
- a CDS encoding MerR family transcriptional regulator: protein MGDEIRRNMALFPIGIVMKLTDLSARQIRYYEQHGLIVPARTSGNQRLFSFNDVERLLEIKALIEKGVNIAGIKQVMNPVSKESDEATVITPDTEVRRRELSDSQLHRLLKQELVSGKRPGQVSLIQGELSRFFNK, encoded by the coding sequence ATGGGTGATGAAATCCGCAGAAATATGGCATTATTCCCTATAGGAATCGTAATGAAGCTAACCGATTTATCTGCGCGACAAATTCGTTATTATGAGCAGCACGGCTTGATCGTACCAGCGCGTACATCAGGCAACCAACGTTTATTCTCGTTTAATGATGTAGAACGACTGTTGGAGATTAAAGCATTGATAGAGAAGGGTGTCAATATCGCTGGCATCAAACAAGTGATGAACCCCGTTTCTAAGGAATCGGATGAAGCTACAGTGATAACCCCTGATACAGAGGTTAGACGTAGAGAATTGTCCGACTCCCAGCTCCATCGTCTGTTGAAGCAAGAACTGGTTTCCGGTAAAAGACCGGGACAAGTTTCTCTGATTCAAGGTGAGCTATCCCGGTTTTTTAATAAATAA
- the glnA gene encoding type I glutamate--ammonia ligase: MSFSKEDIVRIAKEENVRFIRLQFTDLLGTIKNVEIPVSQLEKALDNKMMFDGSSIEGYVRIEESDMYLYPDLSTWVIFPWVTDNRVARLICDVYMPDGTPFAGDPRGILKRCLIEAKEMGFTAMNVGPEPEFFLFRTDEKGNPTTELNDQGGYFDLAPMDLGENCRREIVLTLEEMGFEVEASHHEVAYGQHEIDFKYADAIKAADQIQTFKLVVKTVARQHGLHATFMPKPLFGMNGSGMHAHQSLFKGEENMFYDESDSLGLSKTARYYMAGILKHARAFAAITNPTVNSYKRLVPGYEAPCYVAWSASNRSPMIRIPASRGLSTRVEVRNPDPAANPYLALAVMLKAGLDGIKRKLDLPAPIDRNIYIMSEEERIEEGIPSLPGDLKEALSEMIRSHVITEALGEHALAHFYELKEIEWDIYRTQVHEWERAQYMTLY, translated from the coding sequence GTGAGCTTTTCTAAAGAGGATATAGTGCGCATTGCCAAGGAAGAGAATGTCCGTTTTATTCGTCTGCAATTTACCGACCTGCTCGGTACAATCAAGAATGTAGAAATTCCAGTAAGTCAGCTAGAAAAAGCACTTGATAACAAAATGATGTTCGATGGTTCTTCCATCGAAGGTTATGTGCGTATCGAGGAATCTGACATGTATCTTTATCCTGACCTTAGCACTTGGGTGATTTTCCCGTGGGTGACGGATAATCGTGTGGCACGTTTGATTTGTGATGTGTACATGCCTGATGGCACTCCTTTTGCTGGAGATCCACGGGGTATTCTCAAGCGCTGCTTGATTGAAGCTAAAGAAATGGGCTTCACTGCTATGAACGTAGGACCTGAGCCTGAATTCTTCTTGTTCAGAACGGATGAAAAGGGTAATCCTACTACAGAATTAAACGATCAAGGTGGATATTTTGATTTGGCGCCGATGGATCTTGGGGAGAACTGCCGCCGCGAAATCGTATTGACACTGGAAGAAATGGGCTTTGAAGTGGAAGCCTCACATCACGAGGTGGCTTATGGCCAGCATGAGATCGACTTCAAATATGCTGACGCAATCAAAGCTGCTGACCAAATTCAAACCTTTAAGCTTGTAGTGAAGACGGTTGCCCGTCAACACGGCTTGCATGCAACATTTATGCCTAAACCATTATTTGGAATGAACGGATCAGGCATGCACGCTCACCAATCCTTGTTTAAAGGCGAAGAGAATATGTTCTATGATGAAAGCGATTCTCTTGGTTTGAGTAAAACTGCACGCTATTACATGGCTGGTATATTAAAGCATGCGCGTGCTTTTGCTGCCATTACGAACCCGACAGTGAACTCTTACAAACGTCTTGTGCCTGGTTATGAAGCGCCTTGTTATGTAGCTTGGTCCGCGAGCAATCGCAGTCCAATGATTCGTATCCCAGCTTCAAGAGGGCTTAGCACACGCGTTGAGGTCCGCAATCCAGATCCAGCAGCTAACCCGTACCTCGCACTTGCTGTAATGTTGAAGGCAGGGCTCGATGGTATTAAGCGCAAGCTTGATCTTCCAGCTCCTATTGACCGTAACATTTACATTATGTCTGAGGAAGAACGTATTGAAGAAGGTATTCCAAGCTTGCCAGGAGATTTGAAAGAAGCGTTGAGCGAAATGATTCGCAGTCATGTGATTACAGAAGCTCTCGGCGAACATGCTCTTGCACATTTTTATGAACTGAAAGAGATTGAATGGGACATCTACCGCACCCAAGTCCACGAATGGGAAAGAGCGCAGTACATGACTCTTTACTAG
- a CDS encoding YjcZ family sporulation protein, with protein MMGEFAGGFTSTSAILVLFILLVIISKAFLI; from the coding sequence ATGATGGGTGAATTTGCAGGAGGGTTTACTTCTACTAGTGCAATTCTGGTTCTGTTTATCTTGTTGGTAATTATATCTAAGGCTTTCTTGATCTAA
- a CDS encoding PT domain-containing protein: MKIPFYRKWLFWCIVVVLIGFFVITNGGKKTTIEQVTPTATIEPTEEAITEPIIEPTVEPTQPTQSTDQPTNGPSVTPATTEQVNESWESTLKRLAQSDASPTEKATSAEALARNYKPNKDELLDFESSIVEEYTSENYLANIDDAEYMLTNIFKAIVVGNQHSDGEAISDFAFDFYQNTKYTYLGVNAVDSDSIKSNEQQMEKALAKLKK; the protein is encoded by the coding sequence ATGAAAATTCCATTTTATAGAAAGTGGTTGTTCTGGTGCATCGTAGTTGTGCTTATAGGATTCTTTGTCATAACCAACGGAGGTAAAAAAACAACAATAGAACAGGTAACTCCTACTGCTACTATTGAGCCAACTGAAGAGGCCATTACCGAACCTATAATTGAGCCAACAGTGGAGCCAACACAGCCAACACAATCAACAGACCAGCCTACAAATGGGCCAAGCGTTACCCCAGCAACTACCGAACAGGTCAACGAGAGCTGGGAATCCACGCTAAAAAGACTTGCTCAATCAGATGCGTCACCTACAGAAAAAGCCACATCGGCTGAAGCGTTAGCAAGAAATTACAAACCAAATAAAGACGAATTGCTTGATTTCGAATCGTCCATTGTTGAGGAATACACTTCGGAGAACTATCTGGCTAATATCGATGATGCTGAATACATGTTGACCAATATATTTAAAGCTATTGTTGTTGGAAATCAACATAGTGATGGTGAAGCGATAAGTGATTTTGCCTTCGATTTTTATCAAAACACGAAATATACGTATCTGGGTGTAAATGCTGTTGATAGTGACAGTATAAAATCAAATGAACAGCAAATGGAAAAAGCTTTGGCAAAGCTGAAAAAATAG
- a CDS encoding ROK family protein yields the protein MENIGGNALVTREVNINLVRRVLKEKQQATKREIAETTGLSVVTVATVLQHLVKYNEVLESGLISSSGGRPAQQYTYNEEFVLALIVYPYETEGCTFIHGTIVNLSGKSMYETNVQVELVNLQSFEQIIDHCISLYASIQALGFGLPGAEYDGKMIVSDYESLLGISVTGHFRTRYQKPVVMENDVNAAVIGFCRRTQVAVDASIVYLYFPEKFPPGAGIYLNGKLYRGRRSFAGEIANIPLGIAWGEAALLDSSELLSEAIAKLTVTICSVLNPDAVVLYGSFLTMDHIHELTQRCSTQLPASAMPKLLLSEDFAADYREGMIVQTLSTLEPEIHLIKYDSIGGNR from the coding sequence ATGGAGAATATTGGCGGAAATGCTCTTGTCACAAGAGAGGTTAATATTAATTTGGTTAGAAGAGTCTTGAAGGAGAAGCAACAAGCCACCAAACGAGAAATTGCTGAGACAACAGGCTTGAGCGTGGTGACTGTCGCTACTGTGCTGCAGCATTTAGTGAAATACAATGAAGTGCTTGAGTCTGGGCTGATTTCATCTAGTGGAGGGAGACCTGCGCAACAATATACATACAATGAGGAGTTCGTTCTTGCTTTGATTGTATATCCCTATGAAACGGAAGGTTGTACCTTTATCCATGGCACCATTGTCAATCTTTCCGGAAAAAGCATGTACGAAACAAATGTTCAAGTAGAACTTGTGAATCTGCAAAGTTTTGAACAAATTATTGATCATTGTATTAGTCTCTATGCTTCTATTCAGGCGCTTGGCTTCGGTTTACCTGGCGCTGAATATGATGGGAAAATGATTGTGTCAGACTATGAATCCTTACTAGGTATTTCGGTTACAGGGCACTTTAGAACTCGCTATCAAAAACCAGTTGTTATGGAAAATGATGTGAATGCTGCAGTTATTGGGTTCTGCAGACGTACGCAGGTAGCTGTCGATGCTTCAATAGTCTACTTGTATTTCCCGGAAAAGTTCCCTCCTGGAGCTGGTATATATCTAAATGGAAAGCTGTACAGAGGGAGACGAAGCTTTGCCGGTGAAATTGCCAATATACCGCTGGGGATAGCATGGGGGGAGGCTGCCTTGCTGGACTCATCAGAACTGCTATCTGAAGCGATAGCTAAACTTACGGTAACAATCTGTAGTGTGCTGAATCCTGATGCTGTAGTGCTGTATGGGAGCTTTTTAACGATGGACCATATCCATGAACTTACCCAAAGATGCAGTACACAACTGCCTGCAAGCGCGATGCCAAAGCTGTTGCTTTCCGAGGATTTTGCAGCTGATTATAGAGAGGGAATGATAGTGCAAACCCTCAGTACGTTAGAACCAGAGATACATTTAATCAAATATGACAGTATAGGTGGGAATCGCTAA